In the Leptotrichia sp. oral taxon 212 genome, one interval contains:
- the leuC gene encoding 3-isopropylmalate dehydratase large subunit, producing the protein MSETKKEIKKPRTLFDKVWEKHVITGEPGEAQLLYIDLHLIHEVTSPQAFSGLRLAGRKVRRPDLTFGTMDHNTPTIMSQRLDIKDKISKAQLDALEANCKEFGIELVDMFNENNGIVHMVGPEQGLTQPGKTVVCGDSHTATHGAFGAIAFGIGTSEVEHVLATQTIWQKKPKTMGIEITGKLQKGVYAKDIILHIIKTYGIGLGNGYAFEFFGDTIRGLSMEERMTICNMAIEGGGKSGIIAPDEITFEYVRGRRFAPEGEKFEKKVAEWKELYTDSVEAFDKHIKVDVSNLEPQVTWGTNPEMGINITGTFPEIKDHNDEKAYDYMGLKPGQTPFDIPLKHVFIGSCTNGRLSDLEIAAKIVKGKKVASNITAVVVPGSQIVKKIAEENGIAQILKDAGFEWREAGCSTCLGMNPDLIPAGEHCASTSNRNFEGRQGKGARTHLVSPAMAAAAAIYGKFVDVRELEEVK; encoded by the coding sequence ATGTCAGAGACTAAAAAAGAAATTAAAAAACCAAGAACTTTATTTGATAAAGTCTGGGAAAAACACGTAATTACAGGAGAGCCCGGGGAAGCACAGCTGCTTTACATAGATTTACACTTGATTCATGAAGTTACTTCACCACAGGCATTTTCAGGACTGAGATTAGCCGGAAGAAAGGTAAGAAGGCCTGACCTGACATTTGGGACAATGGATCACAACACTCCGACCATAATGTCACAAAGACTGGATATCAAAGACAAGATTTCCAAGGCACAGCTGGATGCACTTGAGGCAAACTGTAAGGAATTTGGGATAGAGCTGGTCGATATGTTTAATGAAAACAATGGAATTGTACATATGGTAGGGCCTGAGCAGGGACTTACACAGCCAGGAAAAACAGTAGTCTGTGGAGATAGCCATACTGCAACTCATGGGGCATTTGGAGCAATTGCGTTTGGAATAGGAACAAGTGAAGTTGAACATGTTCTGGCTACACAGACAATCTGGCAGAAAAAACCTAAGACAATGGGGATTGAAATAACGGGTAAACTGCAAAAAGGTGTTTATGCAAAGGATATAATACTGCATATAATTAAGACATATGGAATTGGACTTGGAAATGGTTATGCCTTCGAATTTTTTGGAGATACGATAAGAGGCCTTTCGATGGAAGAAAGAATGACAATATGCAATATGGCAATTGAAGGGGGAGGAAAATCAGGAATTATTGCCCCTGATGAAATTACTTTTGAATATGTTAGAGGAAGAAGATTTGCACCAGAAGGTGAGAAATTTGAGAAAAAAGTGGCTGAATGGAAAGAACTATATACAGATTCTGTAGAAGCCTTTGATAAACATATAAAGGTTGATGTTTCAAATCTTGAACCACAAGTTACCTGGGGAACAAATCCTGAAATGGGAATCAATATTACAGGAACTTTCCCTGAAATTAAAGATCATAATGATGAAAAGGCATATGATTACATGGGCTTAAAACCGGGGCAAACTCCATTTGACATTCCTTTAAAGCATGTGTTTATCGGTTCGTGTACTAATGGAAGATTGAGCGATTTGGAAATTGCCGCAAAAATTGTAAAAGGAAAGAAAGTTGCATCTAATATTACAGCAGTTGTAGTTCCTGGTTCCCAGATTGTTAAAAAGATAGCTGAAGAAAATGGAATAGCACAAATATTAAAAGATGCAGGTTTTGAATGGAGGGAAGCTGGCTGTTCCACTTGCCTTGGAATGAATCCTGATTTGATACCTGCGGGGGAACACTGTGCTTCAACTTCCAACAGAAATTTTGAAGGACGTCAGGGAAAAGGTGCTAGAACACACTTAGTAAGTCCAGCAATGGCTGCAGCTGCGGCAATTTATGGGAAATTTGTGGATGTAAGGGAATTGGAAGAAGTGAAATAA
- a CDS encoding YwqG family protein: MEEEKLKDLAKSIFEKIEKKYQKTVKEMIVADASVNASKEMKITESKIEGIPYIPVGGKIPVNSEGKQFMFLAQINCEDLKGLEDFPQEGILQFWVLGSDHFGKDFDNPTNRDGFEVIYYEKIVDCYSENEFKKMYNPYKFDLKHMEILIAIEPCKMKFSLEKQKESFNYEFLERLYEEVLKEENLKFEEDNKLYEEVERIYEDEFYEEIVGTKCNGFPYFTQWEPRDEEQMKEYDTSLFQIDSGKEVMIGDSGVMHFFINREKLKNKDFSDIFYHWDCY; encoded by the coding sequence GTGGAAGAAGAGAAACTGAAAGATTTAGCTAAAAGTATTTTTGAGAAAATAGAAAAAAAGTATCAGAAAACGGTAAAAGAAATGATTGTTGCAGATGCTTCAGTCAATGCTTCAAAGGAAATGAAAATAACAGAGAGTAAAATTGAGGGGATTCCATATATTCCTGTAGGAGGAAAAATTCCAGTAAATTCAGAAGGAAAGCAGTTTATGTTTCTTGCACAGATAAATTGTGAAGATTTGAAAGGGCTTGAAGATTTTCCACAGGAAGGTATTTTGCAGTTTTGGGTTTTAGGAAGTGATCATTTTGGAAAAGATTTTGATAATCCAACAAATCGTGATGGCTTTGAAGTAATTTATTATGAAAAAATTGTAGATTGCTATTCTGAGAACGAGTTTAAGAAAATGTATAATCCTTATAAGTTTGATTTAAAGCACATGGAAATTTTAATAGCAATTGAGCCTTGTAAAATGAAATTTTCTTTGGAAAAACAGAAAGAAAGTTTTAATTATGAGTTTTTAGAAAGACTTTATGAAGAAGTGTTGAAGGAAGAAAATCTTAAATTTGAAGAAGATAATAAATTATATGAAGAAGTAGAGAGAATCTATGAAGATGAATTTTATGAAGAAATTGTTGGGACAAAATGCAATGGATTTCCATATTTTACTCAATGGGAACCAAGAGATGAGGAGCAGATGAAAGAGTACGATACATCATTGTTTCAAATTGATAGCGGAAAAGAAGTTATGATTGGTGATAGCGGGGTAATGCACTTTTTTATTAATCGTGAAAAATTGAAAAATAAAGATTTTTCAGATATTTTTTATCATTGGGACTGCTATTAA
- a CDS encoding metallophosphoesterase encodes MLNRKIILSAFTILAVFFTICLIYAHYEYTQLKVKTIEVVSKDIPEEFNGKKIVFLADFQLDTYSRFNQKQLDRIIKLVNEQEKDIILLGGDYTNWTGKIPRFYKGMEKLEKPEYGIYAVLGNHDYNSVGKNIAELKKLGYKVLVNENDKIMINNQSIYISAVDDLRKGQPDADRALEGIKKDDFNIFITHNPEYFEYMTDKQKERADMTLAGHTHGGQITLFGLILHAEIKHPWKYGYGLKEYDGHKIYTTSGVGGGAFEMFIRFFAQPEIVVLKLKKIK; translated from the coding sequence ATGTTAAATAGAAAAATAATATTATCAGCTTTTACAATTTTAGCAGTATTTTTTACAATATGTCTGATATATGCACATTATGAGTATACACAGCTAAAGGTAAAAACAATAGAAGTTGTTTCAAAAGATATTCCAGAGGAATTTAACGGAAAGAAAATTGTATTTCTGGCAGATTTCCAGCTGGACACTTATTCAAGATTTAATCAGAAGCAGCTTGACAGAATTATCAAACTTGTAAATGAGCAGGAAAAAGATATTATACTTCTTGGTGGAGATTACACTAACTGGACAGGAAAAATTCCAAGATTTTACAAGGGAATGGAAAAACTGGAAAAACCTGAATATGGAATTTATGCAGTTTTGGGAAATCATGATTATAATTCTGTGGGAAAAAATATAGCTGAGCTGAAAAAACTTGGATATAAGGTTTTAGTAAATGAAAATGATAAAATTATGATAAATAATCAAAGTATTTATATTTCAGCAGTTGATGATTTGCGGAAAGGACAACCTGACGCAGATAGAGCACTTGAAGGAATAAAAAAAGATGATTTTAATATCTTCATTACACATAATCCTGAATATTTTGAATATATGACAGATAAACAGAAGGAAAGGGCAGATATGACTTTGGCAGGGCACACTCATGGTGGGCAGATAACGCTGTTTGGACTGATACTGCATGCTGAGATTAAACATCCATGGAAATATGGCTACGGTCTGAAGGAATATGACGGACATAAGATTTATACTACTTCAGGTGTTGGTGGCGGAGCTTTTGAGATGTTTATAAGATTTTTTGCACAGCCTGAGATTGTAGTTCTGAAATTGAAGAAAATTAAGTAA
- a CDS encoding 3-oxoacyl-[acyl-carrier-protein] synthase III C-terminal domain-containing protein has translation MRKIQFTGYGVELPRNTVDFDGQTRYRISGGEKQISLTVSACEKALENANITVNDIDCIVSASAVGIQPIPCMAALIHEKIAKGTSIPALDINTTCTSFMTALDTMSYLLEAGRYKRVLIFSCDVASRALNPKQKESFQLFSDGAVAFIIEKTDKEIGVIDAMQKTWSEGAHSTEIRGGLSNLHPENYSEETKEEFMFDMNGKTVLSLSMKKIPEMMKEFLENNDMKISDIDMVVPHQASVAMPIVMEKLGVPEDRFINEVKEFGNMVSASVPLALAHGLENRKIKNGDTILLIGTAAGLTTNLLLIRV, from the coding sequence ATGAGAAAAATACAATTTACAGGGTATGGAGTGGAACTGCCAAGAAATACAGTTGATTTTGACGGGCAGACACGTTACAGAATAAGCGGTGGAGAAAAGCAGATTTCCCTTACTGTTTCAGCATGTGAAAAAGCACTGGAAAATGCCAATATTACAGTTAATGATATTGACTGCATAGTTTCAGCAAGTGCAGTCGGAATACAGCCGATACCCTGTATGGCGGCTTTAATTCATGAAAAAATTGCAAAGGGGACATCGATTCCTGCACTTGATATAAATACGACATGTACAAGTTTTATGACAGCTCTGGATACCATGTCTTATCTTCTGGAAGCCGGAAGATATAAAAGAGTATTGATTTTTTCATGTGATGTTGCTTCAAGAGCCTTGAATCCCAAGCAGAAGGAAAGCTTTCAACTTTTCAGTGATGGTGCGGTAGCCTTTATTATTGAAAAAACTGATAAGGAAATAGGAGTTATAGATGCTATGCAGAAAACATGGTCGGAAGGGGCACATTCTACTGAGATTCGAGGAGGACTTAGTAACCTTCATCCTGAAAACTATTCTGAAGAAACAAAGGAAGAATTTATGTTTGATATGAATGGAAAAACTGTACTGTCACTGTCTATGAAAAAGATTCCTGAAATGATGAAGGAGTTCTTAGAAAATAATGACATGAAAATATCTGACATTGATATGGTGGTGCCACATCAGGCAAGTGTGGCCATGCCTATTGTGATGGAAAAGTTAGGTGTACCCGAAGACAGGTTTATAAATGAAGTAAAAGAATTTGGTAATATGGTTTCAGCTTCTGTTCCGCTTGCGTTGGCTCATGGGCTGGAGAATAGGAAAATAAAAAATGGGGATACAATATTGCTCATAGGAACTGCAGCAGGACTTACTACAAATTTACTGTTGATTAGAGTGTAA
- a CDS encoding F390 synthetase-related protein, giving the protein MRKIFKIVSTFIKVRYFSKWTSRNELLEYQEKQVRKHLEFLKENSPYFKNHEIKEEFTMNKVFMMENFDELNTLGVKRDEAMEIALNSEKTRNFSQKYKDISVGLSSGTSGHRGMFITTPEEQGIWAGTILAKMFPRNDILGHKIAFFLRADNDLYKAVNSFLISLEYFDTFKDTDEHIERLNKYQPTMIVAPPSLLLVLAKKIEEGELKFSVKRIISVAEILEKSDEEYIKKQFNQKIIHQIYQATEGFLACTCEYGHLHLNEDLIKFDKKYIDEKRFYPIITDFRRTSQPFVKYYLNDILVESEGICECGSILQKIEKIEGRSDDIFKFINKYGKEITVFPDFIRRTVLFVENIREYQVFQVNDDLLEIAVLNINEEQKELIEKEFNKLFASLDIENVKIRFIDYKVDRTVKLKRVIRKVI; this is encoded by the coding sequence ATGAGAAAAATATTTAAAATTGTGTCAACTTTCATAAAAGTCAGATATTTCAGTAAATGGACTTCAAGAAATGAACTTTTAGAATATCAGGAAAAGCAGGTAAGGAAACATCTGGAATTTTTAAAGGAGAACTCTCCATATTTTAAAAATCATGAGATTAAAGAAGAATTTACGATGAATAAGGTCTTTATGATGGAAAACTTTGATGAGTTGAACACTTTAGGGGTAAAAAGGGATGAGGCTATGGAAATTGCCTTAAACAGTGAAAAAACTAGAAATTTCAGTCAAAAATATAAAGATATTTCTGTAGGACTTTCATCAGGGACATCAGGTCACAGGGGAATGTTCATAACAACTCCGGAAGAACAGGGAATATGGGCAGGAACTATTTTAGCGAAAATGTTTCCAAGGAATGATATTCTCGGTCATAAAATAGCCTTTTTTCTAAGGGCGGACAATGATCTGTACAAAGCTGTAAATTCATTTTTAATAAGTCTGGAGTATTTTGATACTTTTAAAGATACTGATGAACATATTGAAAGATTAAATAAATATCAGCCGACAATGATAGTTGCGCCTCCTTCATTACTTCTGGTACTTGCTAAAAAAATTGAAGAAGGAGAGTTGAAATTTTCTGTAAAGAGAATTATTTCTGTTGCGGAAATTTTGGAAAAATCTGATGAAGAATATATAAAAAAGCAGTTTAATCAGAAAATAATACATCAGATTTATCAGGCAACAGAAGGATTTTTAGCCTGTACATGTGAATATGGACATTTACATTTAAATGAGGATTTGATAAAATTTGATAAAAAATATATAGATGAAAAAAGATTTTATCCAATAATTACAGATTTCAGGAGAACAAGCCAGCCCTTTGTAAAATATTATTTAAACGATATTCTGGTTGAATCGGAAGGAATTTGTGAATGTGGTTCAATTTTGCAGAAAATTGAGAAAATAGAAGGCCGTTCAGATGATATTTTTAAATTTATAAATAAATACGGCAAGGAGATTACAGTATTTCCTGATTTTATCAGAAGAACAGTACTTTTTGTTGAAAATATAAGAGAATATCAGGTTTTCCAAGTAAATGACGATTTATTGGAAATAGCTGTTTTAAATATAAATGAGGAGCAGAAAGAGTTAATAGAAAAAGAATTTAATAAATTATTTGCTTCTTTAGATATAGAAAATGTAAAAATACGATTTATAGATTACAAAGTAGATAGGACAGTTAAATTAAAAAGGGTAATAAGGAAGGTAATATAA
- a CDS encoding MBL fold metallo-hydrolase, translating into MLNTAEKMIETVDYFGCGYCTSDLKKIFKGFDKTITDFYAGVFLIKHRKIGYILYDTGYSMDILKNNPKCLLYRIVNPVTLKREDIIDFQLEKRGIDRKEIKYIIISHLHPDHIGGLKFFPNSNLILTEACYNSLKSGKDNFLIFNELFPDDFENRLTLIKNYKENKLFPYKESFDLFSDSSMLMVEIGGHAKGQGCLFMPEKNLFIAADVCWGTEYLTLTDKMKWLPGKIQNNFEDYRQGSNLLKKIIEDNISVVVSHDNKEKIRRILNEKNI; encoded by the coding sequence ATGTTGAACACAGCAGAAAAAATGATAGAAACAGTTGATTATTTTGGCTGTGGATATTGCACAAGTGATTTAAAAAAAATTTTTAAAGGCTTTGATAAGACAATAACTGATTTTTATGCAGGAGTTTTTTTGATTAAACATAGAAAAATCGGCTATATTCTTTATGACACAGGTTATTCCATGGATATTTTAAAAAATAATCCTAAATGTCTTTTATACAGGATTGTTAATCCTGTTACCTTGAAAAGGGAAGATATTATTGATTTTCAGCTTGAAAAAAGAGGAATAGACAGGAAAGAAATAAAATATATAATTATTTCCCATTTACATCCTGATCATATTGGAGGATTAAAATTTTTTCCAAATTCTAATTTAATATTAACTGAAGCTTGTTATAATAGCCTCAAGTCAGGAAAAGATAACTTTCTAATTTTTAATGAATTGTTTCCAGATGATTTTGAAAATAGATTGACATTAATAAAAAACTATAAGGAAAACAAGCTGTTTCCATATAAGGAAAGTTTCGATTTATTTTCTGATTCATCTATGTTAATGGTTGAAATAGGTGGACATGCAAAAGGGCAGGGATGTTTATTTATGCCGGAGAAAAATCTATTTATTGCGGCTGATGTATGCTGGGGGACTGAATATTTAACCCTGACAGATAAAATGAAATGGCTTCCCGGAAAAATCCAGAATAATTTTGAGGATTACAGGCAGGGAAGCAATTTGCTGAAAAAAATTATAGAAGATAATATTTCTGTAGTTGTCAGCCATGATAATAAAGAAAAGATAAGAAGGATATTAAATGAGAAAAATATTTAA
- a CDS encoding NAD(P)-dependent oxidoreductase gives MKVLLTGATGFLGKYVIDELKNNNYKVIAFGRNGKIGKTLTDKNVAFYKGNIENLDDLFRASEGCSAVIHAAALSTVWGKWEKFYNINVLGTENIIRLCEEKKLKLVFVSSPSIYAGAKDQLDVREDEAPEENNLNFYIKSKIMAEKLIKSSSLNYMIIRPRGLFGIGDTSIIPRLLDLNKKIGIPLFADGKQKVDITCVENVAYALRLALENNEYLGGIYNITNDEPIEFKEILTLFFNEIGTEGKYLKWNYNLIFPLVSFMERVYRFFRIEKEPPLTKYTLYLMRYSQTLNIDKAKKELGYYPKISVIEGVKKYVEHSRKNDRNS, from the coding sequence ATGAAAGTTTTGCTTACAGGGGCAACAGGTTTTTTAGGAAAATACGTGATTGATGAGTTGAAGAATAACAATTATAAGGTAATTGCCTTTGGAAGAAATGGAAAAATCGGAAAAACACTGACTGATAAAAATGTAGCATTTTATAAAGGAAATATCGAAAATTTAGATGATTTATTCAGAGCGTCTGAAGGCTGTTCAGCTGTTATTCATGCGGCAGCACTTTCCACTGTATGGGGGAAATGGGAAAAATTCTACAATATAAATGTGTTAGGAACAGAAAATATTATTCGGCTTTGTGAAGAGAAAAAATTGAAACTGGTTTTTGTTTCTTCTCCGAGTATATATGCAGGAGCAAAGGATCAGTTAGACGTCAGAGAAGATGAAGCACCTGAAGAAAATAACCTGAACTTTTACATAAAAAGCAAAATTATGGCAGAAAAATTAATAAAATCTTCCAGTCTGAATTATATGATAATTCGTCCTCGTGGACTGTTTGGCATAGGAGATACGAGCATAATACCAAGGCTTCTGGATTTAAATAAAAAAATTGGGATTCCTCTTTTTGCAGATGGTAAACAGAAAGTTGATATAACCTGTGTTGAAAATGTTGCCTATGCCTTACGGCTGGCATTAGAAAATAATGAATATCTAGGAGGAATATACAATATTACAAATGATGAACCGATAGAGTTCAAGGAAATTTTAACTTTATTTTTCAATGAAATCGGCACAGAAGGAAAATATCTGAAATGGAACTATAATTTAATTTTTCCTCTTGTTTCATTTATGGAAAGAGTCTACAGATTTTTCAGAATTGAAAAAGAGCCACCTCTTACTAAATATACATTATATTTGATGAGATACAGCCAGACTTTGAATATTGACAAGGCAAAAAAAGAATTAGGATATTATCCAAAAATCTCTGTAATTGAAGGAGTGAAAAAATATGTTGAACACAGCAGAAAAAATGATAGAAACAGTTGA
- a CDS encoding glycosyltransferase produces MNIYKEKIKIAVVAPPFSGHLYPILELVIPLLREKDKYDICIYTGFHKEEVVKKLGFPVKVLLKDKPDVFEKISDTERQTNPVIAYRQFKENLKLMPEIIKETENFFSERRPDIVLVDFTAVPAGIICKKLNIPWITSIPTPFAIESKTTAPAYVGGLYPRDGFFFKLRDKLARNIIRNYKKLICLILRKQIKELSFTLYNEKGEENIYSPYSILALGMKEFEFRDDFPEQFIWAGPCCSSLFKDSIKFEKDKKYKKTVFMTNGTHLKWAKKSMTDVAEELSKLYPEFLFVVSLGSYLERNKKIIKENNLHIYHYLDYDEVLPKIDYVIHHGGTGVLYSCIKYNKPAVIIPHDYDQFDYAVRADLAEIGIPAKLKSGKSIINSFEKMIQRKEWNNLGKMSKDFNKYSPDEVLKKEIDRLLKGGK; encoded by the coding sequence ATGAATATTTACAAGGAAAAAATTAAAATTGCTGTTGTCGCACCACCTTTCAGTGGACATCTTTATCCCATTTTAGAGCTGGTTATTCCTCTCTTAAGAGAAAAAGATAAATATGATATATGTATTTATACGGGATTTCATAAGGAAGAAGTAGTTAAAAAGTTAGGATTTCCTGTAAAGGTTTTACTTAAGGATAAGCCTGATGTTTTTGAAAAAATATCCGATACGGAAAGACAGACAAATCCTGTAATTGCATATAGACAGTTTAAGGAAAATTTGAAGCTCATGCCGGAAATTATAAAAGAAACAGAAAATTTTTTTTCTGAGAGAAGGCCTGATATAGTATTGGTAGATTTTACTGCTGTTCCAGCCGGGATTATATGTAAAAAATTAAATATTCCATGGATTACAAGTATTCCAACTCCTTTTGCAATAGAATCTAAGACAACAGCACCTGCCTATGTCGGAGGACTGTACCCGCGAGATGGTTTTTTCTTTAAATTAAGAGATAAACTGGCAAGAAATATCATCAGAAATTATAAAAAACTGATCTGTCTGATTTTAAGAAAGCAGATAAAAGAATTAAGTTTTACCCTGTATAATGAAAAGGGTGAGGAAAATATATACTCTCCTTATTCTATACTGGCCTTAGGAATGAAAGAATTTGAATTCAGGGATGATTTTCCGGAACAGTTTATTTGGGCAGGACCATGCTGTTCATCTCTTTTCAAGGACAGTATAAAATTTGAAAAGGATAAAAAATACAAAAAGACTGTATTTATGACAAACGGTACTCATTTAAAATGGGCTAAAAAATCAATGACTGATGTAGCGGAGGAACTTTCAAAATTATATCCTGAATTTTTATTTGTAGTCTCGCTGGGAAGCTATCTGGAAAGGAATAAGAAAATTATAAAGGAAAATAATTTACATATTTATCATTATCTGGATTATGACGAGGTTTTACCTAAAATTGATTATGTAATTCATCATGGAGGGACAGGAGTACTTTATTCCTGTATAAAATATAATAAACCTGCTGTTATTATACCTCATGATTATGATCAGTTTGATTATGCAGTAAGAGCTGATCTGGCAGAAATTGGAATTCCAGCTAAGCTGAAATCGGGAAAGAGTATAATAAATTCTTTTGAGAAGATGATACAAAGAAAAGAATGGAATAATCTGGGAAAAATGTCAAAGGACTTTAATAAATATTCGCCGGATGAAGTATTGAAAAAGGAAATTGACAGGCTGTTAAAGGGAGGAAAGTAA
- a CDS encoding glycosyltransferase translates to MILLFNFLLGLTVTLFVLKSLFSFIYFQKINNLEKTGINESNYTAVQPILSGDTRLEEDLTANLKNTEDMKFIWLLDKSDSTAIKTVEKILEKENYSDRVEVYKLDDVPQEVNPKIFKLAQIVDKIKTEYTIIIDDDSVMDRKRLDELSIYEKDKSEWIATGIPFNSNISGFYSKLISAFINSNSIFSYFSMSFLKENRTINGMFYILRTDILKRYNAFEEIKYWLCDDLALATYLLSKNVRIIQSTIFCNVRNTVPDLKKYILLMKRWLLFGNVYMKNAFSVNFLFMILLPTILPTMLLFLSFYLGINYLLTVFYLFISKVVLFYVIRLSIYRVKREEKEKKSEKTVFMTLLFQITQLLYELISEFMLPFMLMYTFLTPPVIIWRNKKIRVKDGKIHYEL, encoded by the coding sequence ATGATATTGTTATTTAATTTTTTGCTTGGACTGACTGTAACTTTATTTGTTTTGAAATCGTTATTTTCTTTCATCTACTTTCAGAAAATAAATAATTTAGAAAAAACTGGAATAAATGAAAGTAATTATACAGCAGTTCAGCCTATTCTGTCGGGTGACACAAGATTGGAAGAAGATCTGACTGCCAATTTAAAAAATACAGAAGATATGAAATTTATCTGGCTTTTGGATAAAAGTGACAGTACAGCTATAAAAACAGTTGAAAAAATTTTGGAAAAGGAAAACTATTCTGACAGAGTTGAAGTTTATAAGTTAGATGATGTTCCACAGGAAGTAAATCCAAAAATATTTAAGCTGGCTCAAATTGTGGATAAGATAAAAACAGAGTACACAATAATTATAGATGATGATTCGGTTATGGATAGAAAAAGATTGGATGAATTAAGTATCTATGAAAAAGATAAATCTGAATGGATAGCAACGGGAATTCCTTTTAACAGCAATATTAGCGGTTTTTATTCAAAGTTAATTTCAGCCTTTATAAATTCCAATTCCATTTTTTCTTATTTTTCTATGTCATTTCTGAAGGAAAACAGGACTATTAACGGAATGTTCTATATTTTAAGGACTGATATCCTAAAAAGATACAATGCTTTTGAAGAAATAAAATACTGGCTTTGTGACGATCTGGCTCTTGCAACCTATTTACTTTCAAAAAATGTAAGAATTATACAGAGCACTATTTTCTGCAATGTGAGAAATACCGTTCCAGATTTAAAAAAATATATACTTCTTATGAAAAGATGGCTTTTATTTGGAAATGTATACATGAAAAATGCTTTTTCTGTAAACTTTTTATTCATGATATTACTTCCGACTATATTGCCGACAATGCTGTTATTTTTAAGTTTTTATTTAGGGATAAATTATTTATTAACTGTGTTTTATTTATTCATAAGCAAGGTTGTATTATTTTATGTTATCAGATTATCTATTTACAGAGTGAAGAGAGAAGAGAAGGAGAAAAAATCCGAAAAAACGGTTTTTATGACTCTTTTATTTCAGATTACTCAATTGCTGTATGAATTAATAAGTGAATTTATGCTTCCTTTTATGCTTATGTATACTTTTTTGACTCCGCCTGTAATTATATGGAGAAATAAAAAAATTAGAGTTAAAGATGGGAAAATACACTATGAACTTTAA
- a CDS encoding SDR family oxidoreductase produces MEKILITGASSGIGKELARNLAGRSRKMYLLARSIDKLNLLKKELEEKNSLLECICIKYDLTDTGDLESITENCDVDLVINCAGIGKITEFLKLSDEEDLNTVNVNFISPLILTKKFSEKFLQEGRGIILNVCSTAALYQHPYMAIYSSAKSALLHYSLALDEELSHKNKNIRVLSVCPGPTASNFFNKDTQEKFGSSQKFMMTSEDVAKEIIKMIEKKKRFSIIGFRNKLSMFLINLLPISLQLRLAGVILKKVIK; encoded by the coding sequence ATGGAAAAAATTTTAATAACAGGTGCAAGTTCAGGGATTGGAAAAGAATTAGCAAGAAATCTGGCAGGAAGAAGCAGAAAAATGTATTTGCTGGCAAGGTCTATTGATAAACTTAATCTACTGAAAAAGGAACTGGAAGAAAAAAATTCTTTGCTTGAATGTATTTGTATAAAATATGATTTAACTGATACTGGTGATCTGGAGAGCATTACTGAAAACTGTGACGTGGATTTAGTTATTAACTGTGCAGGTATAGGAAAGATTACTGAATTTCTGAAATTAAGTGATGAAGAAGATTTGAATACTGTAAATGTAAATTTTATTTCTCCGTTAATTTTAACTAAAAAATTTTCAGAAAAATTTTTACAGGAGGGAAGAGGAATAATTTTAAATGTCTGTTCGACTGCCGCCTTATATCAGCATCCATATATGGCAATATATAGTTCGGCAAAATCCGCACTGTTACATTATTCTTTGGCACTGGATGAAGAATTGTCACATAAAAATAAAAATATAAGGGTTCTGTCAGTCTGTCCAGGTCCAACAGCAAGTAACTTTTTTAATAAGGATACGCAGGAAAAATTTGGAAGTTCACAAAAATTTATGATGACTTCAGAAGATGTGGCTAAAGAAATTATAAAAATGATAGAAAAGAAGAAAAGATTTTCCATTATTGGATTTAGAAATAAACTGTCTATGTTTTTAATAAATTTATTACCAATTTCGCTGCAGTTAAGACTCGCAGGAGTAATTTTAAAAAAGGTGATTAAATGA